In a genomic window of Ipomoea triloba cultivar NCNSP0323 chromosome 3, ASM357664v1:
- the LOC116013937 gene encoding uncharacterized protein LOC116013937 produces MSMDSGGNLTDMNLTHWDNGSGYQSASGQFSDHICGPENTGIFSLVEKNILSLGDGNLNKRKREFDNHFRNDSIVSLPMSKDPNYWNAGGSGVREGLIHEVESSFPISMEHLYGTENGNAMSICPSYNMRGSLVMPGAFRKKQHEHFTPVRTNYDIGAFYFTSGDHIRQKLDVSVASRGITNREENNLQQLDQGYENGEGTATSAMGSQNRPGGTNHSGYLMPNRDLLLSPSLPDGSEVLTEKSTKERSAYQTVTVSQTNTITVDNVTKKVEKEAKKNSPNNFPSNVKSLMSTGILDGVPVKYVSWSREKSLRGIIKGTGYLCGCDDCKMNKNVNAFEFERHAGCKTKHPNNHIYFVSGKTIYSVVQDLKGTQQEMLFEAIKNVTGSPINVKNYRVWKASYQAATRELQRIYGEEI; encoded by the exons ATGTCAATGGATAGCGGTGGGAATCTTACTGATATGAACTTAACCCACTGGGATAATGGTTCTGGTTATCAATCAGCCTCTGGACAGTTTAGTGACCATATATGTGGCCCTGAGAACACCGGGATTTTTAGTCTTGTTGAGAAAAATATCTTGTCTTTAGGTGATGGAAATTTGAATAAGAGAAAAAGGGAGTTCGATAATCATTTTCGAAATGATTCGATAGTTAGTTTGCCTATGTCTAAAGATCCCAATTATTGGAATGCTGGAGGTAGTGGAGTTAGAGAAGGTCTAATCCATGAAGTTGAGAGCAGTTTTCCCATTTCTATGGAGCATCTTTACGGAACTGAAAATGGCAATGCCATGTCTATTTGCCCTAGCTACAACATGCGTGGGAGTTTAGTTATGCCGGGTGCTTTTCGCAAGAAACAACATGAGCATTTTACTCCAGTACGTACCAATTATGATATCGGGGCATTCTATTTTACTTCTGGTGATCACATTCGTCAAAAGTTGGATGTTTCTGTTGCATCAAGAGGAATCACCAACCGTGAAGAGAATAACCTCCAACAATTGGATCAAGGTTATGAAAATGGTGAGGGAACAGCAACATCTGCTATGGGCTCTCAGAACAGGCCCGGGGGTACTAATCATTCCGGCTATCTCATGCCCAACCGTGATTTGTTATTAAGTCCATCTTTACCAGATGGTTCAGAGGTACTGACTGAGAAAAGTACCAAAGAACGTTCTGCTTATCAAACTGTGACTGTTTCTCAAACAAATACCATTACAGTGGATAATGTGACTAAGAAGGTTGAAAAGGAAGCCAAGAAGAATTCTCCGAATAACTTCCCTTCCAATGTCAAAAGCCTGATGTCCACGGGTATCTTAGACGGTGTGCCTGTGAAGTATGTTTCGTGGTCGAGGGAG AAAAGTCTCCGAGGAATCATTAAAGGGACAGGTTACCTCTGCGGTTGTGACGATTGCAAAATGAACAAG aATGTGAATGCTTTCGAATTTGAGCGCCATGCTGGTTGCAAGACAAAGCACCCTAATAATCATATTTACTTTGTGAGTGGGAAGACAATTTATTCGGTGGTGCAAGATCTGAAGGGAACCCAACAAGAAATGCTGTTTGAAGCAATTAAGAATGTCACCGGATCGCCCATCAATGTAAAGAATTACCGTGTTTGGAAAG CATCATACCAAGCTGCTACACGTGAGCTTCAGCGAATTTATGGAGAGGAAATATAA
- the LOC116013938 gene encoding WAT1-related protein At2g39510-like, producing MSTGKSAKILAQSKPYFAVIFLQFGYAGMAVIAKAALNNGMNHYSFAVYRNITAAVVFAPFAFFFERKIRPKMTFSVFWKIMLLGLLEPVIDQNLYYTGMKYTTATFTTALGNVLPAITFILAWILRLEKVNVRKLHSQAKILGTTVTIGGAMIMTLVRGGVIGLPWTKEASHAQSASAGNTQQDPVKGAAMIAAGCCCWASFYIVQAITLKSYPAGLSLTSMLCGVGALQGSVLTLVVERGNTAIWAIHWDTTLLAYIYSGVICSGVAYYISGVVMKDKGPVFVTAFNPLSMIIVAIMGSFILAEQLDFGKVFGACVIVVGLYLVIWGSSKDDSSKSSGNDLDAPVEQQLPVIRPANHQEQHSATPREVPGEESV from the exons ATGTCGACGGGGAAGTCTGCTAAAATCTTGGCACAATCGAAGCCATATTTTGCCGTTATCTTCTTGCAGTTTGGCTATGCCGGCATGGCCGTCATTGCCAAAGCTGCTCTCAACAATGGCATGAACCATTACAGTTTCGCCGTTTACCGGAATATCACCGCCGCCGTCGTCTTTGCTCCTTTTGCCTTTTTCTTcgagag GAAAATAAGGCCGAAGATGACATTTTCTGTGTTCTGGAAGATAATGCTGCTTGGACTGTTGGA GCCAGTCATCGACCAAAACCTGTACTATACGGGAATGAAATACACAACCGCCACTTTTACAACAGCACTGGGCAACGTTCTACCTGCCATCACTTTCATATTAGCTTGGATCCTCAG GCTTGAgaaagtgaatgttaggaaaCTACATAGCCAGGCAAAGATTTTGGGAACAACAGTGACAATTGGAGGTGCAATGATTATGACTCTTGTGAGAGGAGGTGTTATAGGATTACCTTGGACCAAAGAGGCAAGCCATGCCCAATCTGCAAGTGCTGGTAATACTCAGCAGGATCCTGTTAAGGGGGCTGCCATGATCGCTGCGGGTTGCTGCTGCTGGGCTAGCTTCTACATCGTTCAG GCGATTACGTTGAAATCATACCCTGCTGGGCTCTCCCTTACTTCCATGTTATGCGGGGTAGGGGCATTGCAAGGCTCTGTATTGACCTTGGTGGTTGAGAGGGGAAACACTGCAATCTGGGCTATACATTGGGATACCACACTCTTGGCCTATATATACAGT GGAGTCATCTGTTCGGGAGTGGCTTACTACATATCGGGAGTGGTCATGAAGGACAAGGGACCTGTATTTGTTACCGCATTTAATCCTCTAAGCATGATCATCGTGGCAATTATGGGGTCGTTCATCTTGGCCGAGCAACTCGACTTTGGAAA GGTTTTCGGAGCATGTGTCATTGTAGTCGGGCTTTACCTGGTCATTTGGGGCTCGAGCAAGGACGATTCATCCAAATCAAGCGGCAATGATCTCGATGCTCCGGTTGAGCAGCAACTCCCCGTGATTAGGCCTGCAAATCATCAAGAACAACACTCTGCAACTCCCCGAGAAGTTCCCGGGGAAGAATCAGTTTAG